The Streptomyces sp. NBC_00306 sequence GGTCCGCCAGGGCACGCTCGACGACTACGTCTACCTGGAGCACGGCGCGCACTACGCGATCGGCGCCCTTGCCGTGATCCTGCTGGTCACCATCCAGTACCAGATCAACGAGATCATCACCGGTCTGATCGGCGTCGTGCTGATCGGGGCGTCGTTCCTGTCGTCCGTACGCCGCAACAAGGCCCTCGCCGCCGACGGCGAAGACCCCTGACCGGCGCCGTCAGGGTGTGGGGATGCCGCCCGGCCGAGCGGGGCGGCCGAACCGTACCGGGACACCGGGCGAATACAGGACGCTCACCGGGTCGCCGACGGGTTCCGGGAGCCCGGCGGCCGTGATGAGGGACTCGTCGCACTCGACCAGATCGGCCCGGTGCAGCGGCCACCGGGGGTGGGTGTTGGGCAGGTAGAGCTGCCGTCCGAAGAACGTGCTGTGCATGCCCCAGCGAGCGGTGAGGAAGTGTTCGAGGTCGGTCGGCTCCTCGATGCTCTCCCTGATGCGAATGCCGATCCTGCTGTGCGCGCCCCGGGGCCCCGGCCAACGCCGGGCGCTGCGGTAGGTGATCGTGTCGTCCGTGTGACGGATGGTCATCCGCGACCACATGTACGGCAGTCGGAACAGGGCGCGGGCCACTGCCACGGGGATGAACCGTGAGGCGTCGAGCGAACGGAAGACGACCCCACGCCGTCCGTGCGTGTCCACCGAATAGAGCCGGACATTGGTCTCCGGGAAGGTCCCCAGATACGGGACACCGGGCAGACGGAACCACCCCACGCGGTGCATCCGGAAGGCGACCAGACCGACATAACTGACCCCGTCGAGCGTGTCGGGCACGGTACCGGTGGGGAGCAGCGGAGCCACATCGGCCGGGTCCACGGCCCAGTGCAGGAAGGCAAGGTCCAGCCACGACTGCGTGAGCAGCGGGTTCTCCGTACGGTGCGGAGGGTCGGCCGCTATCGGGCCCGCGTCGAACGATGGATGGGACACCGCGCCAGCATCTCAGACGCGGCCCATGGACCGGACGGCTCCCGGCGTCACTTCCGCGCGCGCCCGCCGCCCAGCACGTCGGCAGCGACGGACGTCCGCAGTGCCTCCAGGGCCGCTGCCTGCTCCTTCGCCCGGTCGAGGAGTCCGTCGATCAGGACCGCGTCCAGCCGGTCGTCGGACTCCGCCAGCGCACGCAGCGTCCGCCAGCACGACGCCTTCCCCTCCACCCCCAGCCGCATGACCTCCAGCTCCAGGACGTCGCTGAGCGGGGAGCGGGAGGCGACGCGGCCGTTGAACTTCAGCCGGCCCGCCTTCTCACCGATCCACCCCAGGGCGACCTTGGCCCGCTGCGGCGGCACACCGAGCTGCGCCATGAGCCGGAGCAGCGCCTCCCGGTCCGCCGCCACCTCGGCGGCCAGCCGTGCGAGTTCCCTCCCGATCGAGCTGCTCCGGTGCGACCGCGCCGAGCGCCGCAGCAGCTCCACGCCGCCCGTCGAACCGGCCAGATGGTCGTTGAGATAGATCCGCAGCAGCGACAACGTGTCTCGTGTACCGGCCGCCTGGGTCTCCATGGCAGTCCTCCAGCTCGTGGAGCGCGGTGGGATCTCCATGGTGCTACGGCTCGCGCCGCGTGTCCTGCGCGGTGTGTGACCCGCTTCCACAGGGGCACTCGGAGTCCGTCAGGGCCGGGGCTCCGTGAAGGGACCCGCCGGCCGGGTGTGCACCGACGACGAGGAGGCGCGCGTGAGCGAGAACATCTGGGGTTACCCGCAGACGGCAGGGCATATCGCGGGGGTCGACCTGGTCGGGTTCAAGGTCGAGGCCTTGGACGGAAGCATCGGCAAGGTCGACAAGCACTCCGACGACATCGGCTCCGCCTATCTGGTCGTCGACAC is a genomic window containing:
- a CDS encoding YqjF family protein, whose product is MSHPSFDAGPIAADPPHRTENPLLTQSWLDLAFLHWAVDPADVAPLLPTGTVPDTLDGVSYVGLVAFRMHRVGWFRLPGVPYLGTFPETNVRLYSVDTHGRRGVVFRSLDASRFIPVAVARALFRLPYMWSRMTIRHTDDTITYRSARRWPGPRGAHSRIGIRIRESIEEPTDLEHFLTARWGMHSTFFGRQLYLPNTHPRWPLHRADLVECDESLITAAGLPEPVGDPVSVLYSPGVPVRFGRPARPGGIPTP